Proteins found in one Deinococcus aestuarii genomic segment:
- a CDS encoding replication initiator protein A: MVKQPEQEMMLREDLNVGQLGLISIQRKIAPDYASWKVAFERAGVPGEIECNGAQKYGVPHGIDNDSYLALQELYIEHGCPEDGRFGFTMYRLLQMCGLDDSGANRRMMRESLERLSATQYWISGAWRSHEDDDWVTAGFRLIEKLVFTRARRDTEGAKLIAVTLPRELTRNIRNGYFKPVSSTLLRQLGQPARAAYRVLDALRHDPVQHQSRAASFQINLMELAQRCGIASDKPDKIRRTLEPIHDDLLGAKYLREVSITGRGKKQVVSYVFGQAVPEPDAELVALLVAMRVPIVAAKKVALDYPEHVRDGVRQARAIVERGYAPQNYVGFVLDVVRSYGNGKYAWPEGTQAPRVVEEGRERAQVRVRQDMRAPDEVMRAPSAEDLARTLAFLLMGEGVRKEDLARLPLVTLQDLHARLLGRPQEDRAETARQVKTLLDARP, translated from the coding sequence GTGGTCAAGCAGCCCGAGCAGGAGATGATGCTTCGCGAGGACCTCAACGTGGGGCAACTCGGGCTGATCTCGATTCAGCGCAAGATCGCGCCGGACTACGCCTCCTGGAAGGTGGCCTTCGAACGGGCTGGGGTTCCGGGAGAGATCGAGTGCAACGGCGCGCAGAAGTATGGGGTGCCCCACGGCATCGACAACGACTCCTACCTGGCGTTGCAGGAGCTCTACATTGAACACGGTTGCCCGGAAGACGGGCGCTTCGGCTTCACGATGTACCGGTTGCTGCAAATGTGCGGGTTGGACGACAGCGGCGCCAACCGCCGGATGATGCGCGAGAGCCTGGAGCGGCTCAGTGCCACGCAGTACTGGATCAGCGGCGCCTGGCGCAGCCACGAGGACGACGACTGGGTTACGGCCGGGTTCCGGCTGATCGAGAAGCTGGTATTCACCCGGGCCCGCCGGGACACCGAGGGGGCCAAGCTGATCGCGGTCACCCTGCCGCGAGAACTCACGCGCAATATCCGCAACGGGTATTTCAAACCCGTAAGCAGCACCCTGCTGCGGCAGCTCGGGCAGCCGGCGCGCGCCGCGTACCGGGTGCTCGACGCCTTGCGGCACGATCCCGTCCAGCACCAGTCGCGCGCCGCGAGTTTCCAGATCAACCTGATGGAGCTCGCCCAGCGCTGCGGGATCGCCAGCGACAAGCCGGACAAGATTCGCCGCACGCTCGAGCCCATTCACGACGACCTCCTAGGCGCCAAGTACCTGCGCGAGGTCTCGATCACCGGGCGGGGAAAGAAACAGGTGGTGAGCTACGTGTTCGGGCAGGCCGTCCCGGAGCCCGATGCCGAACTCGTCGCGCTGCTCGTCGCCATGAGGGTACCCATCGTGGCGGCCAAGAAGGTGGCGCTCGACTATCCGGAGCACGTGCGTGACGGGGTCAGACAGGCGCGGGCGATCGTGGAGCGCGGCTACGCGCCGCAGAATTACGTCGGCTTCGTGCTCGACGTGGTGCGCTCGTATGGCAACGGCAAGTACGCGTGGCCCGAGGGCACCCAGGCGCCGAGGGTGGTGGAGGAGGGCCGCGAGCGCGCACAGGTGCGGGTCAGACAGGATATGCGGGCGCCGGATGAGGTCATGCGCGCGCCCTCCGCCGAGGACCTCGCGCGGACCCTCGCGTTTCTGCTGATGGGTGAGGGGGTGCGCAAGGAGGACCTCGCGCGCCTGCCGCTGGTCACCCTGCAAGACCTGCACGCCCGGTTGCTGGGCCGCCCTCAGGAAGACCGGGCGGAGACCGCCCGGCAGGT
- a CDS encoding helix-turn-helix domain-containing protein has protein sequence MTTPFLPSPSDTEAARVRLEQLQPQAGQVPARLAGILGQLAAGKAVQVVTLDPEMTTQQAADLLGVSRPSLVKLVKEGALPHRKVGPRRRAG, from the coding sequence ATGACCACGCCCTTCCTGCCCAGCCCCTCGGACACCGAGGCCGCCCGGGTCCGGCTCGAACAGCTCCAGCCCCAGGCTGGGCAGGTCCCTGCTCGGCTCGCGGGGATCCTCGGTCAACTCGCCGCAGGCAAGGCCGTGCAAGTTGTGACCCTCGACCCGGAGATGACCACCCAACAGGCCGCCGACCTGCTGGGCGTCAGTCGTCCCTCCCTCGTCAAGCTGGTGAAAGAGGGGGCGCTTCCCCACCGCAAGGTCGGCCCCCGGCGGCGCGCAGGGTGA
- a CDS encoding ABC transporter substrate-binding protein, producing MSATRWTASPNGLTWTFTLRNGVRFHNGRALEASDVVYSLGRIKNPATKSPRGGDFELVKSVTAPSRNTVVVTLSKPFSPLLSKLAFSLNVIVPREAAATLNTRPVGTCPFTFVEDVPQTRMVPRKNPTFWGRDARGNRLPYLNGITYTYLPDPTARVTALRTNTVDWIEYVPATDIKTLQANPQVSVLGGPSANYRALFFNVAQKFLDDPRVRRAISYAVNNQEIVDVALLGTGGLPSRGTPLPNGSYYAAPDASYGKPDLERARALLREAGYGSGFTLDLKVTSTYDFLRTPAEIIQAQLAPLGIRVNITALEWSVYLPDILKKNYTATILGESGQGDPDDYLYTPFASDSGGNLTNFKDAGLDRLLDQGRQTSGAAARKAIYAQVQRRLVDLSPMVFLYSSTQYEAASRRVQGY from the coding sequence GTGTCGGCGACCCGCTGGACGGCGAGCCCGAATGGGCTGACCTGGACCTTCACGCTCCGGAACGGCGTGCGCTTTCACAACGGCCGCGCGCTGGAGGCGAGCGACGTGGTGTATTCCCTGGGCCGAATCAAGAACCCGGCCACGAAATCCCCGCGCGGCGGCGACTTCGAACTCGTGAAGTCGGTGACCGCGCCCAGCAGGAACACGGTCGTCGTCACGCTCAGCAAGCCCTTTTCCCCGCTCCTGAGCAAACTCGCCTTCAGCCTGAACGTCATCGTGCCGAGGGAGGCGGCGGCCACGCTGAACACCAGGCCCGTCGGGACGTGTCCTTTCACCTTCGTGGAGGACGTGCCGCAGACGCGCATGGTGCCGAGAAAAAACCCCACCTTCTGGGGCCGGGACGCGAGGGGCAACCGGCTCCCCTACCTGAACGGCATCACCTACACCTACCTCCCCGACCCCACGGCGCGGGTCACGGCCCTGCGGACGAACACGGTCGACTGGATCGAGTACGTGCCCGCCACGGACATCAAGACGCTCCAGGCCAACCCGCAGGTGAGCGTGCTGGGCGGGCCGAGCGCGAACTACCGGGCGCTGTTTTTCAATGTGGCGCAAAAGTTCCTCGACGACCCGCGGGTGCGCCGGGCCATCTCCTACGCCGTCAACAACCAGGAGATCGTGGACGTGGCCCTGCTGGGCACGGGCGGGCTCCCCTCGCGCGGCACTCCGCTGCCGAACGGCAGCTACTACGCCGCACCGGACGCCAGCTACGGCAAACCCGACCTGGAACGGGCCCGGGCCCTGCTGCGCGAGGCGGGCTACGGAAGCGGCTTCACGCTCGACCTCAAGGTCACGAGCACCTACGACTTCCTGCGCACGCCCGCCGAGATCATCCAAGCGCAGCTCGCGCCCCTGGGGATCAGGGTCAACATCACGGCGCTCGAGTGGAGCGTGTACCTGCCGGACATCCTGAAGAAAAACTACACGGCCACCATCCTGGGCGAGAGCGGACAGGGCGACCCGGACGATTACCTGTACACGCCGTTCGCGTCGGACAGCGGTGGGAACCTCACGAACTTCAAGGACGCCGGGCTGGACCGGCTGCTCGATCAGGGGCGACAGACCAGCGGGGCGGCGGCCAGAAAAGCCATCTACGCGCAGGTGCAGCGTCGGCTGGTCGACCTCAGCCCGATGGTCTTCCTGTACTCCAGCACCCAGTACGAGGCGGCGAGCCGCCGGGTGCAGGGGTACTAG
- a CDS encoding cupin domain-containing protein gives MERLDVHDGQRRFQALPASVRHLRTVPPETQHAEDELSFIHSGVMRAVSGDREFLIQAGDVTFIPAGERHRAVVLEDITLSYVLLERR, from the coding sequence ATGGAAAGGCTCGACGTTCATGACGGCCAACGCCGCTTTCAGGCCCTGCCCGCCTCGGTGAGGCACCTCCGAACGGTCCCGCCGGAGACCCAGCACGCGGAGGACGAACTCTCCTTTATCCACAGCGGCGTGATGCGGGCCGTCAGCGGCGACCGTGAGTTCCTGATCCAGGCCGGGGACGTGACCTTCATTCCCGCCGGGGAACGACACCGCGCCGTCGTGCTGGAGGACATCACGCTGAGTTACGTGCTGCTGGAGCGCCGGTGA
- a CDS encoding helix-turn-helix domain-containing protein produces the protein MRLQLGSRIRARRRQLSLTLRAVSESSGLSVPYLSQLERNQANPTVTSLAGIARALGVSLNFFIPEPEHHAVVVRASDNHSLSVRELPFRIKSLAGGGEGLRMEPLLTHVEPHFTSPPATHLGEEFLYVLRGELRLQVGEEGHLLGAGDSAQHTSTTPHAWENPGETETLILWVGTPKLL, from the coding sequence GTGCGCCTGCAACTCGGCTCCCGAATTCGCGCCCGCCGCCGTCAACTCTCGCTCACGCTGAGGGCCGTGAGTGAGTCCAGCGGTCTGTCGGTCCCGTATCTCTCCCAGCTCGAACGCAATCAGGCGAACCCCACGGTCACGTCTCTCGCGGGCATCGCCCGGGCCCTCGGGGTCAGCCTGAATTTCTTCATCCCCGAGCCGGAGCACCACGCCGTGGTGGTGCGCGCGAGCGACAACCACTCCCTGAGCGTCCGCGAGCTGCCCTTTCGCATCAAGAGCCTGGCCGGGGGTGGGGAGGGTCTGAGGATGGAACCGCTCCTCACTCATGTGGAGCCGCACTTCACCTCTCCCCCTGCCACGCACCTCGGCGAGGAGTTTCTCTACGTCCTGCGCGGGGAACTGCGGCTCCAGGTCGGTGAGGAGGGTCACCTCCTGGGCGCCGGAGACAGTGCCCAGCACACCAGCACCACCCCGCACGCCTGGGAGAACCCGGGCGAGACGGAGACCCTGATCCTGTGGGTCGGCACCCCCAAATTGCTGTGA